AGttcacttgtaagttcttattttcttgtatataaagaggatAATGGGTCTAGGATGAGGGAGAGAACTCATATGTAATCCGTTCACAAACActcataataaaaatacataagaCGTAGGACTGTTATCTTTCGAGAAAcctaaacctggataaatcTGGTATCTTTATGTTTATCACACCGTAAACGTCGTTCACACGCCCATCAATTTCGACTCGTCCCTCTCTTGAGTTTTCCACGAGAACTTAAGTTCATTTTATCTTCTTCTCAATCTTCGTTCTTCTTTAATTAACTACGGTCTTGATAAAACCATGCGCTGagtatagttttgtaaaatttcaaaatagatatatatatttgcattttttattaaaaatataaaaataaaaaaatctaacttTTCGGGCCGCTCTCGAGTGGCGGGTTGGGTTGGTAGCTGGACTCGGCGTCGTTGGGAGTTGATTTCGTACTTTCCATCGTGGGCCAGAGAAGACGACTTGCGAGCTATTTGCACTGGTTTCTAAGCCACGTGACGGCCGGGATTGTGAGCCTTGGGCCGACGGTCTACGGGCGCCCAGAACCCCAAAGACAGCCGGGCCGGCGGCAGGCTCACCGGCGACCATGCAAGTGGATGGAGATTGCCCGGTTGTGTGCGTATGTACCCTCTAAAAAAAGTGGATGGAGATTGCGGCGGACTAGGGTCTGACGTTATACCGGCATCGACGCGGTCTCCCAGTCGCCGCGTTGCAGATGGCGGTGGccaagcacatcggtggtttgaTCACATCTCGGTATGCACGGATGATAGTTCTGCTTCTAGCTACCACCACATTTCTCCAAAATCCGGAGAGATCTGAAAATTTTCATGCATGTTTGCCGGAGTGAACTGTACAAGCATATGGTCTGGACAACCAAGTCTTTTTTATAGTGTTGCTTAAGTGTATGTATAAAAGTACATTTTGGGCAGCTCCATCATCCATGGATCAGGCGAGCCCCAATTTACAGCAGAAGCAAGTCGCGAACTCGTTATATCTGCAGTTCTGTTGGTCTTGATCGAGTTTCAACCATTCCAGCTTCCAGGATATCTTCGTCGAACTTTGGCGGGCTAGACGGAGAGCTGCTTGAGAGTGTATCTGACAGGAACACATCGGAGTTGTTGTCAGACCATTCGGCAGCTGCAGCATCACCAGTTTCTGCATCACAGAAATTCAATGAACGCATTTCTGAATTGGGTTTATTCTCGGCGTTATCCACTTTTTGTTCCTCCCCTGTATTTACATCCTTTGAAACTTGGACTTCATGAGTGTTCAGGCCGGCAGTTTCAGGTTCTGGCAAAGAATGTGCATTGGCAAAGTAACCTTCGCCACCCTCAAACTTTGGCACGGAAGAAAGGTCATCTGCTGGTTCAATGTGATGAGTCAGGACAGATCTGCTATCTAGCAAGCCATGTTCAGCTGTGATGTCGCTGACTTCTGTATCCTGTAGAGGTATCACATCAAAGCCATCACGTTCACTGCGTAATTCCTTCTGTTCTGATTCATCATTTCTGATGTGATCGCTTTTGCTTGACCAATCCAGATGACTGAACACATCAGCAACCTTCAAAAGGCTTTCTTTCTCCTCACTAGATAACTCAGATTTGCTAATTGTTGTGGTCATGTCCATATCCGAAAATATAGCCTATAATTATCAGGGAGAAAAATCATGATGTGTAACTGTATACAAAGCGGAAAAGGCGCAGGAAATTAATGCAATAAGATGCAAGAATGATCCAATTACCTCGACTCTAAAGTCTACAGGAAACCGATGTTTTGTGTCCCACAGAATATCAATCTGGTCCCTATCAAGTATCAACAGATTGTCTTCAACAAAAGCCGTGCTAAACATGGCTCTGAACATCATAACTTCATGTTCATAGTCCTCATCCAGGCTGGTGCACTCCATTACAACATCTCCTTGAACCGGACACTGAACATTAACCTTGATTATCTCGCAATCTTCCTGAATTTGCAAACAAGAAAAGTTTAATACACTTCACTTCAGCACTTCAAGCTTGAAGATGTCTTACAAATATCAGTACAGATATCCAATATAAACTTTTAAGTCAAATTTAAACCTGTTGTATTAACTGGAGAAAAGGGAACCCAATAAAGTAAATAACCAAAAGATAAAGATTAAGtgctttgaagtttgaacttATTCGTAATCTCAGTAGAAACAAATTGAACTAAATTTGTAAGATTGtaagtatttttagaatatatcaGTAACAATGTTAAACATTGAACTTCTGAGCCAACGCATTATAGACAAAAATCACAGACATACTGTAAAAGACCAATGTGTGATTCATGATAGGTTGATAACCAAACAAAATTATACCTGTGTGTAAAGCTGGACAAAATCACTTGTCTTTGGATTCGAAAAGAGAACTTTAGTATTCCTGTCATTAGGCGCAAGGGGATCCGGGCCATAAATCCGGAATACTGGTCTACATCCCCCTTGCCCATCAAAATTTGGTACCTTCCTGATTATTACACAATTCAAATTCAGCATTCTGTCAACAGGAGGCCACAATTCTGGTGATATGTGCCGTTTTGACACATACTTCAAGTATCTCAACTGAGAAGGCACTGGGTCAAGAGGTGAGAATAGCTCAGCTAACCCATCTGGTGCCTGTCTGCAGACCATCTCCAAAGCCTTACTCTCATCAGTATACCGTCTGAGGTAAACCAGTAGGGCTGCCAATGCGAAAGCAAGAACTGGCCACCCCCCATGTTCTGAATGTATAAGCAGAAAATTGTCCTGGCTTAATGAGAGCCAGCTTTCACTGGACCTCAGGAAATGATGAATCATCTCCATGGTGAGCAGGGGACATCCTTCATAGTTACGTGGGTAACCCATTACACTCATGTCGTAGTATGAGAAAATGCTGGCAACTTGGTTGTCCTTCTTGCCTCCCTCAAAGTTCAATACCATGAACGAGTCTATGGAGTAGCGGCCAAGTAGCTGTTTTAAGATGCCTCCAATGTATGGCTTCAGCTCGTCTTCTTCAAACAAATCCGTGGAGAAGCAGTGGTCAAATACTGGAATGGAAAGTAAAGAAGCAATCAATAGTCAGCACCCCAAAGATGATACTGGGACTGAGAGCAATCAAAGTTCACCCAATTTGAAGTTCCTTTGACTTAAACACTGAAACATCAATGCATGTTTGAGGAAAGAGAATGTAGTACATATCGCATGAGCTACACAAGTGGATGTCAAATGGGGATTTGGGTGGTCAATTTCATCAGAACAAGAAGCCATAACAAATTTCCTGATGACACTCAGTTCTCAAATTGACAAAAGTTCATTTCCCCACAAAAGCAACATAATCAAGTAATTGCATGATCTTTTGTCTTTGTGTACATATCTGCCGCAAGCATGGGCCTTCAAGCTTCAAAGCTTGTCATTTTCACATAAATGAGCTAATGTGCATCCGATCCCATCCATTCTTCAATCCAACAATTGGAATAAGCACCCCAGCCTCCAAGCATAGAAaacaaaattttgcatcatagAAAAAATGCTAAATTCTCCCTTCAAAAAATATGCTAAACTCCTGAACTAACTGGTGCTAAATGACTAAATTTTGTAACCATAGCAACGAACAGAACCGCTCGCACTTCAAACCGAAGACGTGATCCTTTATCGAAAAAGAATGGCAAGGTGATAACCAACTACTCTGGTCAATTCCGTGTCCCTATTATGGTCAAGCGCATAGTTTAGCAACAGCTAAGCAATGGCCTTTCCGCGAGTCAAAGCATGAACCGAACCCACCGTCACATGACCACAAAGTCTGGGCAAAGTTATCTCCATTCTCGAAAGCAAATCTGCACCTCTAACccaaaatgaaccaaaattcTGTTCATAAATTATTTTCCTCGGGAAATGGGAAATAAAGCAAGGACAAGCGCGTACTAGCAACATGCACGAACAAGATTCCCCGTGCCGGCGACGCGTTACTTCCAAGAAACCCCCGACGAACAGGTCCAAGCCGAGCGCAAGAGAGCACGCCGGTTCGCACAAACGCACCCAGGTAAAACAGCACAACACCCAGTACTGGACCGAGAAAGAGCACGCACCGAGGATGTTGTCGGAGATCTCGACGAGCCCGTCGGGCGGCCGCCGGTAGAACAGCCGCCGGAACAGCGACATCCGTGGCACGCGcgcgcgcctccgccgcctcgagGACCTCCTCCGCACCCTTGGAGGAACCGGCCAAGAACGCAACGAGACGCGAGGTCGCCGAACCGTGTGGCGGCGCGGGAGGAGGAGACGTGACGAGCAGTAGCGGAGCCGGCGGTGATATATTGGGGGAGGGAGGTGGCAGCGAGCTGGTGGATTTGTTTTTTCGGAGGCTTTGGTGTTGGTCTGGACGTTTGGTTTGTTTAACGGGTCGTCGTGGGCGCGTGCTGCTCCGGAGCTGCGAGAAGAACGGTTCCATGGAACGGGCCAGCCTGCGTGCGTCCTGCTCCCTTCTTGTGGAGCTCTGGAGAAGAAAAGTTTGAATTGGGTTCAAAATTCGAAATTTGCCCCCGTTTctttccccctcctcctcctcctttttctttttattgcaGGGCCCTCCTCCTTTTTCAAATGGTCTTATCTTCATCTGCTTTTCTTTTACCTTTTGAGCCTTTGATCTTTTCGGAGAGCTTGTGGTTCGGTTGAGGTCGTTAATCAGAGGTCAAAATCATAAAGTTTCTCTGGCAAGAGAAAGAAAGGGGACTGTGTTAGAGCAAG
The sequence above is drawn from the Phragmites australis chromosome 10, lpPhrAust1.1, whole genome shotgun sequence genome and encodes:
- the LOC133930737 gene encoding formin-like protein 6, with product MSLFRRLFYRRPPDGLVEISDNILVFDHCFSTDLFEEDELKPYIGGILKQLLGRYSIDSFMVLNFEGGKKDNQVASIFSYYDMSVMGYPRNYEGCPLLTMEMIHHFLRSSESWLSLSQDNFLLIHSEHGGWPVLAFALAALLVYLRRYTDESKALEMVCRQAPDGLAELFSPLDPVPSQLRYLKYVSKRHISPELWPPVDRMLNLNCVIIRKVPNFDGQGGCRPVFRIYGPDPLAPNDRNTKVLFSNPKTSDFVQLYTQEDCEIIKVNVQCPVQGDVVMECTSLDEDYEHEVMMFRAMFSTAFVEDNLLILDRDQIDILWDTKHRFPVDFRVEAIFSDMDMTTTISKSELSSEEKESLLKVADVFSHLDWSSKSDHIRNDESEQKELRSERDGFDVIPLQDTEVSDITAEHGLLDSRSVLTHHIEPADDLSSVPKFEGGEGYFANAHSLPEPETAGLNTHEVQVSKDVNTGEEQKVDNAENKPNSEMRSLNFCDAETGDAAAAEWSDNNSDVFLSDTLSSSSPSSPPKFDEDILEAGMVETRSRPTELQI